A single window of Drosophila suzukii chromosome 3, CBGP_Dsuzu_IsoJpt1.0, whole genome shotgun sequence DNA harbors:
- the LOC108008011 gene encoding endoplasmic reticulum aminopeptidase 2 isoform X4 has product MLPTSARPLRYMVTIHPNLTTLDVKGQVTIDLHVEKETNFIVLHIQDLNVTEKAIVTPGPKGYALKIVKVLEFPPRQQLYIEVKEKLKKKSNYTLNLRWYSKLNPEPEGFYVDQYESSNGVERLLAATVFRPNGARRAFPCFDEPHVRAPFRISVFRDRFHIGLSNSIVHTTEDVGFYMGTGLLRDDFIETPPLPADAVAWVVSDFQRESLQPSAAYIPTTPAPLGSGVGGKKSSQLNNYTQLKGKNPPVRNITALTHSLNVNLTPRQNLTVVQPTTTTAWPVNMNGNGKPSNLTALSQSTGSSIKRAPSYTFYAPRDLLIRSSFILHTSRDVLEYLQTWLDISYPLTKVDFVALPSLDRNMISSLGLVTLKTSFLTDPNSITSEQYQFSALRIAEAMVRQFFGGITSRKVLKDVWLWEGLIQYLGIHALAPLQESWPLREMYLLKMATAALDIDAIQGWDSIMNGTSHDGNNEEFFVQKTAAIFSMLHTAIGEDRFRGCLGSFLKVNRFRTAEPTDLWTICTKKANGSKNIKDMMTLWTHQPGFPLLTVTKMGNSISISQRPFRPAEFLAIHDDSYDGNNYNKTALNATDMPSTVPPTTQGSKHKAVPHMKWIFPVTYVTDINNVSETLWMQNVDVTFNVPENVKWIKVNAIQNGYYRVAYNDDNWASLIEELATNPKRFTSEDRLGLLSDAFTLCHANLLPCEITMNMIQYLPSETHYGPMALALRHLEKWRRILKYSECFLMLSEFIKMKISTVMEKVGWSDDGDVATRLLRPEVLLASVLWEDIDSITKAKNMLNQYLYYNGSAIQPNLREVVYTGSILSGEYIYWQHCWERFVNLQRTSETFVERMQLLRALGRTKDAWLQNRLLSHVTMLPTEEVVQVLKAIAGTPTGGAMACRFLQAKWFELEKRLGPGTISFAKVISSITQYGATKFDYDELKSLVHRFGRGHGMSVLNMTLSSVASNVEWVARSQTSLYKWVEGNLHSHR; this is encoded by the exons ATGCTGCCCACCAGTGCGAGACCCCTGCGCTACATGGTTACCATCCATCCCAACCTGACGACACTGGATGTAAAGG GCCAAGTCACCATCGATTTGCACGTGGAGAAGGAGACCAACTTCATTGTGCTGCACATCCAGGACCTCAACGTCACCGAGAAG GCCATCGTAACCCCGGGGCCCAAGGGATACGCCCTCAAGATTGTCAAGGTGCTGGAGTTCCCGCCCCGCCAGCAGCTCTACATTGAGGTAAAGGAGAAGCTCAAGAAGAAGTCCAATTACACCCTCAACCTGCGCTGGTACTCCAAGCTCAATCCGGAGCCCGAGGGCTTCTATGTGGACCAGTACGAGAGCTCCAATGGCGTGGAGAG ATTACTAGCTGCCACAGTTTTCCGGCCGAATGGCGCAAGACGAGCGTTTCCCTGCTTCGATGAGCCGCACGTTCGGGCGCCATTCCGCATCTCCGTGTTCCGGGATCGCTTCCACATCGGCCTATCCAACTCCATAGTGCACACCACCGAGGATGTGGGCTTCTACATGGGCACGGGATTG CTCCGCGATGACTTCATAGAGACGCCTCCACTGCCTGCCGATGCGGTGGCCTGGGTGGTGAGCGACTTCCAGCGTGAATCCCTGCAGCCCTCAGCGGCATATATCCCCACGACACCAGCTCCACTGGGATCCGGAGTGGGTGGCAAAAAGTCCTCCCAGCTAAATAATTACACCCAACTTAAGGGGAAAAACCCGCCGGTACGAAACATCACTGCCCTGACTCATTCCTTGAATGTCAACCTCACGCCGCGCCAGAACCTGACTGTTGTCCAACCCACGACGACGACCGCCTGGCCAGTGAATATGAATGGGAATGGAAAGCCATCGAATCTTACAGCACTTTCTCAATCCACGGGATCGTCGATAAAGAGAGCACCCTCGTACACCTTCTATGCCCCCAGGGATCTGCTAATTCGCTCTTCCTTTATCCTGCACACATCGCGGGATGTTCTGGAGTATCTGCAGACCTGGTTGGATATCAGCTATCCACTCACGAAAGTGGACTTTGTAGCCTTGCCTTCACTGGATCGTAATATGATCTCCTCGCTGGGATTGGTCACCTTGAAAACATCTTTCCTGACGGATCCGAATTCTATAACCTCTGAACAATATCAGTTTAGTGCTTTGCGGATTGCCGAGGCGATGGTCAGGCAGTTCTTTGGAGGCATCACTTCCCGCAAGGTTCTCAAGGATGTGTGGCTGTGGGAGGGATTGATCCAGTACTTAGGCATCCATGCCCTGGCTCCTTTGCAGGAGAGTTGGCCCCTGAGGGAGATGTACCTGTTGAAGATGGCCACAGCGGCGTTGGACATTGATGCCATCCAGGGATGGGATAGCATAATGAATGGTACCAGTCACGATGGCAACAATGAGGAGTTCTTTGTCCAGAAGACAGCAGCCATATTTTCCATGTTGCACACGGCCATCGGTGAGGATCGGTTCAGGGGCTGCCTTGGTTCGTTCCTCAAGGTGAATCGATTCAGGACCGCCGAGCCAACAGATCTGTGGACCATTTGCACGAAGAAGGCCAATGGCTCGAAGAATATCAAGGACATGATGACTCTGTGGACGCACCAGCCTGGTTTCCCCCTTCTTACGGTCACCAAAATGGGAAATAGCATCTCCATCTCGCAAAGGCCTTTCCGACCAGCCGAATTTCTGGCCATCCATGATGACTCGTACGATGGGAATAACTACAATAAGACGGCACTGAATGCCACGGATATGCCGAGTACAGTGCCACCCACAACGCAGGGTAGCAAACACAAGGCAGTCCCTCACATGAAGTGGATCTTCCCGGTCACCTATGTTACAGATATCAACAACGTCAGTGAAACCCTCTGGATGCAGAACGTAGATG TAACCTTTAATGTTCCGGAGAATGTCAAATGGATCAAAGTAAATGCCATTCAAAACGGTTACTATCGAGTGGCTTACAACGACGACAATTGGGCAAGTCTCATCGAAGAGTTGGCCACCAATCCTAAGCGCTTCACCAGTGAG GATCGCTTGGGTCTTTTGTCCGATGCCTTTACTCTTTGTCATGCGAATCTACTGCCCTGCGAGATCACCATGAACATGATCCAATATCTGCCCAGTGAGACTCACTATGGACCTATGGCTCTGGCATTAAGGCATTTGGAGAAGTGGAGACGCATCCTTAAGTACTCGGAGTGCTTCCTTATGCTCAGCGAGTTTATCAAAATGAAGATCTCCACGGTAATGGAAAAGGTTGGCTGGTCGGATGACGGTGATGTGGCCACCAG ATTGCTGCGTCCCGAGGTGCTTCTGGCATCGGTTCTATGGGAGGATATCGATAGCATAACCAAGGCAAAGAACATGCTAAATCAGTATCTATACTACAATGGTTCCGCCATTCAACCAAATCTTAGAGAG GTGGTTTATACCGGCTCCATCCTGTCCGGGGAGTACATTTACTGGCAGCACTGCTGGGAGCGATTCGTCAACCTGCAGCGCACCTCGGAGACATTTGTGGAGCGGATGCAGTTGCTCCGAGCCCTGGGAAGAACCAAGGACGCCTGGCTTCAGAATCGCCTGCTTTCGCACGTGACAATGCTGCCCACCGAGGAGGTGGTGCAGGTGCTCAAGGCCATTGCCGGCACGCCGACAGGTGGAGCCATGGCCTGTCGCTTCCTGCAGGCCAAATGGTTCGAGCTGGAGAAGCGTCTTGGCCCTGGAACGATCAGTTTCGCCAAGGTCATATCGTCCATCACCCAGTATGGGGCCACCAAGTTCGACTACGATGAG cTCAAATCTCTGGTTCATCGCTTCGGTCGAGGTCACGGGATGTCGGTGCTGAACATGACCTTGAGCAGCGTGGCCTCCAACGTGGAGTGGGTGGCCCGGTCGCAGACATCGCTCTACAAGTGGGTGGAGGGCAACCTGCACTCGCATCGATAG
- the LOC108008011 gene encoding endoplasmic reticulum aminopeptidase 2 isoform X3 has product MTNDPDLDDCAFLSGGESSGGRQTRTGVAVCSQRRALLVAGIVLGSLLLTAIIIAYAGPQNDCSCGSKTVSGYETDEENNTQPFNPIATNGEPFPWLEKMLPTSARPLRYMVTIHPNLTTLDVKGQVTIDLHVEKETNFIVLHIQDLNVTEKAIVTPGPKGYALKIVKVLEFPPRQQLYIEVKEKLKKKSNYTLNLRWYSKLNPEPEGFYVDQYESSNGVERLLAATVFRPNGARRAFPCFDEPHVRAPFRISVFRDRFHIGLSNSIVHTTEDVGFYMGTGLLRDDFIETPPLPADAVAWVVSDFQRESLQPSAAYIPTTPAPLGSGVGGKKSSQLNNYTQLKGKNPPVRNITALTHSLNVNLTPRQNLTVVQPTTTTAWPVNMNGNGKPSNLTALSQSTGSSIKRAPSYTFYAPRDLLIRSSFILHTSRDVLEYLQTWLDISYPLTKVDFVALPSLDRNMISSLGLVTLKTSFLTDPNSITSEQYQFSALRIAEAMVRQFFGGITSRKVLKDVWLWEGLIQYLGIHALAPLQESWPLREMYLLKMATAALDIDAIQGWDSIMNGTSHDGNNEEFFVQKTAAIFSMLHTAIGEDRFRGCLGSFLKVNRFRTAEPTDLWTICTKKANGSKNIKDMMTLWTHQPGFPLLTVTKMGNSISISQRPFRPAEFLAIHDDSYDGNNYNKTALNATDMPSTVPPTTQGSKHKAVPHMKWIFPVTYVTDINNVSETLWMQNVDVTFNVPENVKWIKVNAIQNGYYRVAYNDDNWASLIEELATNPKRFTSEDRLGLLSDAFTLCHANLLPCEITMNMIQYLPSETHYGPMALALRHLEKWRRILKYSECFLMLSEFIKMKISTVMEKVGWSDDGDVATRLLRPEVLLASVLWEDIDSITKAKNMLNQYLYYNGSAIQPNLREVVYTGSILSGEYIYWQHCWERFVNLQRTSETFVERMQLLRALGRTKDAWLQNRLLSHVTMLPTEEVVQVLKAIAGTPTGGAMACRFLQAKWFELEKRLGPGTISFAKVISSITQYGATKFDYDELKSLVHRFGRGHGMSVLNMTLSSVASNVEWVARSQTSLYKWVEGNLHSHR; this is encoded by the exons ATGACAAATGATCCGGACCTCGATGACTGTGCCTTTCTATCCG GTGGCGAATCGAGCGGCGGACGGCAGACGCGCACCGGAGTGGCCGTCTGCTCACAGCGCCGGGCTCTCCTTGTGGCCGGAATCGTGCTCGGCTCGCTGCTGCTGACGGCCATCATCATCGCCTACGCCGGACCACAGAACG ACTGCTCCTGCGGATCGAAAACGGTGTCCGGTTACGAAACGGATGAAGAGAACAACACCCAGCCCTTCAACCCGATTGCCACCAACGGGGAGCCATTTCCCTGGCTGGAGAAGATGCTGCCCACCAGTGCGAGACCCCTGCGCTACATGGTTACCATCCATCCCAACCTGACGACACTGGATGTAAAGG GCCAAGTCACCATCGATTTGCACGTGGAGAAGGAGACCAACTTCATTGTGCTGCACATCCAGGACCTCAACGTCACCGAGAAG GCCATCGTAACCCCGGGGCCCAAGGGATACGCCCTCAAGATTGTCAAGGTGCTGGAGTTCCCGCCCCGCCAGCAGCTCTACATTGAGGTAAAGGAGAAGCTCAAGAAGAAGTCCAATTACACCCTCAACCTGCGCTGGTACTCCAAGCTCAATCCGGAGCCCGAGGGCTTCTATGTGGACCAGTACGAGAGCTCCAATGGCGTGGAGAG ATTACTAGCTGCCACAGTTTTCCGGCCGAATGGCGCAAGACGAGCGTTTCCCTGCTTCGATGAGCCGCACGTTCGGGCGCCATTCCGCATCTCCGTGTTCCGGGATCGCTTCCACATCGGCCTATCCAACTCCATAGTGCACACCACCGAGGATGTGGGCTTCTACATGGGCACGGGATTG CTCCGCGATGACTTCATAGAGACGCCTCCACTGCCTGCCGATGCGGTGGCCTGGGTGGTGAGCGACTTCCAGCGTGAATCCCTGCAGCCCTCAGCGGCATATATCCCCACGACACCAGCTCCACTGGGATCCGGAGTGGGTGGCAAAAAGTCCTCCCAGCTAAATAATTACACCCAACTTAAGGGGAAAAACCCGCCGGTACGAAACATCACTGCCCTGACTCATTCCTTGAATGTCAACCTCACGCCGCGCCAGAACCTGACTGTTGTCCAACCCACGACGACGACCGCCTGGCCAGTGAATATGAATGGGAATGGAAAGCCATCGAATCTTACAGCACTTTCTCAATCCACGGGATCGTCGATAAAGAGAGCACCCTCGTACACCTTCTATGCCCCCAGGGATCTGCTAATTCGCTCTTCCTTTATCCTGCACACATCGCGGGATGTTCTGGAGTATCTGCAGACCTGGTTGGATATCAGCTATCCACTCACGAAAGTGGACTTTGTAGCCTTGCCTTCACTGGATCGTAATATGATCTCCTCGCTGGGATTGGTCACCTTGAAAACATCTTTCCTGACGGATCCGAATTCTATAACCTCTGAACAATATCAGTTTAGTGCTTTGCGGATTGCCGAGGCGATGGTCAGGCAGTTCTTTGGAGGCATCACTTCCCGCAAGGTTCTCAAGGATGTGTGGCTGTGGGAGGGATTGATCCAGTACTTAGGCATCCATGCCCTGGCTCCTTTGCAGGAGAGTTGGCCCCTGAGGGAGATGTACCTGTTGAAGATGGCCACAGCGGCGTTGGACATTGATGCCATCCAGGGATGGGATAGCATAATGAATGGTACCAGTCACGATGGCAACAATGAGGAGTTCTTTGTCCAGAAGACAGCAGCCATATTTTCCATGTTGCACACGGCCATCGGTGAGGATCGGTTCAGGGGCTGCCTTGGTTCGTTCCTCAAGGTGAATCGATTCAGGACCGCCGAGCCAACAGATCTGTGGACCATTTGCACGAAGAAGGCCAATGGCTCGAAGAATATCAAGGACATGATGACTCTGTGGACGCACCAGCCTGGTTTCCCCCTTCTTACGGTCACCAAAATGGGAAATAGCATCTCCATCTCGCAAAGGCCTTTCCGACCAGCCGAATTTCTGGCCATCCATGATGACTCGTACGATGGGAATAACTACAATAAGACGGCACTGAATGCCACGGATATGCCGAGTACAGTGCCACCCACAACGCAGGGTAGCAAACACAAGGCAGTCCCTCACATGAAGTGGATCTTCCCGGTCACCTATGTTACAGATATCAACAACGTCAGTGAAACCCTCTGGATGCAGAACGTAGATG TAACCTTTAATGTTCCGGAGAATGTCAAATGGATCAAAGTAAATGCCATTCAAAACGGTTACTATCGAGTGGCTTACAACGACGACAATTGGGCAAGTCTCATCGAAGAGTTGGCCACCAATCCTAAGCGCTTCACCAGTGAG GATCGCTTGGGTCTTTTGTCCGATGCCTTTACTCTTTGTCATGCGAATCTACTGCCCTGCGAGATCACCATGAACATGATCCAATATCTGCCCAGTGAGACTCACTATGGACCTATGGCTCTGGCATTAAGGCATTTGGAGAAGTGGAGACGCATCCTTAAGTACTCGGAGTGCTTCCTTATGCTCAGCGAGTTTATCAAAATGAAGATCTCCACGGTAATGGAAAAGGTTGGCTGGTCGGATGACGGTGATGTGGCCACCAG ATTGCTGCGTCCCGAGGTGCTTCTGGCATCGGTTCTATGGGAGGATATCGATAGCATAACCAAGGCAAAGAACATGCTAAATCAGTATCTATACTACAATGGTTCCGCCATTCAACCAAATCTTAGAGAG GTGGTTTATACCGGCTCCATCCTGTCCGGGGAGTACATTTACTGGCAGCACTGCTGGGAGCGATTCGTCAACCTGCAGCGCACCTCGGAGACATTTGTGGAGCGGATGCAGTTGCTCCGAGCCCTGGGAAGAACCAAGGACGCCTGGCTTCAGAATCGCCTGCTTTCGCACGTGACAATGCTGCCCACCGAGGAGGTGGTGCAGGTGCTCAAGGCCATTGCCGGCACGCCGACAGGTGGAGCCATGGCCTGTCGCTTCCTGCAGGCCAAATGGTTCGAGCTGGAGAAGCGTCTTGGCCCTGGAACGATCAGTTTCGCCAAGGTCATATCGTCCATCACCCAGTATGGGGCCACCAAGTTCGACTACGATGAG cTCAAATCTCTGGTTCATCGCTTCGGTCGAGGTCACGGGATGTCGGTGCTGAACATGACCTTGAGCAGCGTGGCCTCCAACGTGGAGTGGGTGGCCCGGTCGCAGACATCGCTCTACAAGTGGGTGGAGGGCAACCTGCACTCGCATCGATAG
- the LOC108008011 gene encoding endoplasmic reticulum aminopeptidase 2 isoform X1, with amino-acid sequence MLCCGFCCGNMSKRDYKVATTDGIELEPLGGEKCEKDKDKDKEKQTNGVTFGGESSGGRQTRTGVAVCSQRRALLVAGIVLGSLLLTAIIIAYAGPQNDCSCGSKTVSGYETDEENNTQPFNPIATNGEPFPWLEKMLPTSARPLRYMVTIHPNLTTLDVKGQVTIDLHVEKETNFIVLHIQDLNVTEKAIVTPGPKGYALKIVKVLEFPPRQQLYIEVKEKLKKKSNYTLNLRWYSKLNPEPEGFYVDQYESSNGVERLLAATVFRPNGARRAFPCFDEPHVRAPFRISVFRDRFHIGLSNSIVHTTEDVGFYMGTGLLRDDFIETPPLPADAVAWVVSDFQRESLQPSAAYIPTTPAPLGSGVGGKKSSQLNNYTQLKGKNPPVRNITALTHSLNVNLTPRQNLTVVQPTTTTAWPVNMNGNGKPSNLTALSQSTGSSIKRAPSYTFYAPRDLLIRSSFILHTSRDVLEYLQTWLDISYPLTKVDFVALPSLDRNMISSLGLVTLKTSFLTDPNSITSEQYQFSALRIAEAMVRQFFGGITSRKVLKDVWLWEGLIQYLGIHALAPLQESWPLREMYLLKMATAALDIDAIQGWDSIMNGTSHDGNNEEFFVQKTAAIFSMLHTAIGEDRFRGCLGSFLKVNRFRTAEPTDLWTICTKKANGSKNIKDMMTLWTHQPGFPLLTVTKMGNSISISQRPFRPAEFLAIHDDSYDGNNYNKTALNATDMPSTVPPTTQGSKHKAVPHMKWIFPVTYVTDINNVSETLWMQNVDVTFNVPENVKWIKVNAIQNGYYRVAYNDDNWASLIEELATNPKRFTSEDRLGLLSDAFTLCHANLLPCEITMNMIQYLPSETHYGPMALALRHLEKWRRILKYSECFLMLSEFIKMKISTVMEKVGWSDDGDVATRLLRPEVLLASVLWEDIDSITKAKNMLNQYLYYNGSAIQPNLREVVYTGSILSGEYIYWQHCWERFVNLQRTSETFVERMQLLRALGRTKDAWLQNRLLSHVTMLPTEEVVQVLKAIAGTPTGGAMACRFLQAKWFELEKRLGPGTISFAKVISSITQYGATKFDYDELKSLVHRFGRGHGMSVLNMTLSSVASNVEWVARSQTSLYKWVEGNLHSHR; translated from the exons GTGGCGAATCGAGCGGCGGACGGCAGACGCGCACCGGAGTGGCCGTCTGCTCACAGCGCCGGGCTCTCCTTGTGGCCGGAATCGTGCTCGGCTCGCTGCTGCTGACGGCCATCATCATCGCCTACGCCGGACCACAGAACG ACTGCTCCTGCGGATCGAAAACGGTGTCCGGTTACGAAACGGATGAAGAGAACAACACCCAGCCCTTCAACCCGATTGCCACCAACGGGGAGCCATTTCCCTGGCTGGAGAAGATGCTGCCCACCAGTGCGAGACCCCTGCGCTACATGGTTACCATCCATCCCAACCTGACGACACTGGATGTAAAGG GCCAAGTCACCATCGATTTGCACGTGGAGAAGGAGACCAACTTCATTGTGCTGCACATCCAGGACCTCAACGTCACCGAGAAG GCCATCGTAACCCCGGGGCCCAAGGGATACGCCCTCAAGATTGTCAAGGTGCTGGAGTTCCCGCCCCGCCAGCAGCTCTACATTGAGGTAAAGGAGAAGCTCAAGAAGAAGTCCAATTACACCCTCAACCTGCGCTGGTACTCCAAGCTCAATCCGGAGCCCGAGGGCTTCTATGTGGACCAGTACGAGAGCTCCAATGGCGTGGAGAG ATTACTAGCTGCCACAGTTTTCCGGCCGAATGGCGCAAGACGAGCGTTTCCCTGCTTCGATGAGCCGCACGTTCGGGCGCCATTCCGCATCTCCGTGTTCCGGGATCGCTTCCACATCGGCCTATCCAACTCCATAGTGCACACCACCGAGGATGTGGGCTTCTACATGGGCACGGGATTG CTCCGCGATGACTTCATAGAGACGCCTCCACTGCCTGCCGATGCGGTGGCCTGGGTGGTGAGCGACTTCCAGCGTGAATCCCTGCAGCCCTCAGCGGCATATATCCCCACGACACCAGCTCCACTGGGATCCGGAGTGGGTGGCAAAAAGTCCTCCCAGCTAAATAATTACACCCAACTTAAGGGGAAAAACCCGCCGGTACGAAACATCACTGCCCTGACTCATTCCTTGAATGTCAACCTCACGCCGCGCCAGAACCTGACTGTTGTCCAACCCACGACGACGACCGCCTGGCCAGTGAATATGAATGGGAATGGAAAGCCATCGAATCTTACAGCACTTTCTCAATCCACGGGATCGTCGATAAAGAGAGCACCCTCGTACACCTTCTATGCCCCCAGGGATCTGCTAATTCGCTCTTCCTTTATCCTGCACACATCGCGGGATGTTCTGGAGTATCTGCAGACCTGGTTGGATATCAGCTATCCACTCACGAAAGTGGACTTTGTAGCCTTGCCTTCACTGGATCGTAATATGATCTCCTCGCTGGGATTGGTCACCTTGAAAACATCTTTCCTGACGGATCCGAATTCTATAACCTCTGAACAATATCAGTTTAGTGCTTTGCGGATTGCCGAGGCGATGGTCAGGCAGTTCTTTGGAGGCATCACTTCCCGCAAGGTTCTCAAGGATGTGTGGCTGTGGGAGGGATTGATCCAGTACTTAGGCATCCATGCCCTGGCTCCTTTGCAGGAGAGTTGGCCCCTGAGGGAGATGTACCTGTTGAAGATGGCCACAGCGGCGTTGGACATTGATGCCATCCAGGGATGGGATAGCATAATGAATGGTACCAGTCACGATGGCAACAATGAGGAGTTCTTTGTCCAGAAGACAGCAGCCATATTTTCCATGTTGCACACGGCCATCGGTGAGGATCGGTTCAGGGGCTGCCTTGGTTCGTTCCTCAAGGTGAATCGATTCAGGACCGCCGAGCCAACAGATCTGTGGACCATTTGCACGAAGAAGGCCAATGGCTCGAAGAATATCAAGGACATGATGACTCTGTGGACGCACCAGCCTGGTTTCCCCCTTCTTACGGTCACCAAAATGGGAAATAGCATCTCCATCTCGCAAAGGCCTTTCCGACCAGCCGAATTTCTGGCCATCCATGATGACTCGTACGATGGGAATAACTACAATAAGACGGCACTGAATGCCACGGATATGCCGAGTACAGTGCCACCCACAACGCAGGGTAGCAAACACAAGGCAGTCCCTCACATGAAGTGGATCTTCCCGGTCACCTATGTTACAGATATCAACAACGTCAGTGAAACCCTCTGGATGCAGAACGTAGATG TAACCTTTAATGTTCCGGAGAATGTCAAATGGATCAAAGTAAATGCCATTCAAAACGGTTACTATCGAGTGGCTTACAACGACGACAATTGGGCAAGTCTCATCGAAGAGTTGGCCACCAATCCTAAGCGCTTCACCAGTGAG GATCGCTTGGGTCTTTTGTCCGATGCCTTTACTCTTTGTCATGCGAATCTACTGCCCTGCGAGATCACCATGAACATGATCCAATATCTGCCCAGTGAGACTCACTATGGACCTATGGCTCTGGCATTAAGGCATTTGGAGAAGTGGAGACGCATCCTTAAGTACTCGGAGTGCTTCCTTATGCTCAGCGAGTTTATCAAAATGAAGATCTCCACGGTAATGGAAAAGGTTGGCTGGTCGGATGACGGTGATGTGGCCACCAG ATTGCTGCGTCCCGAGGTGCTTCTGGCATCGGTTCTATGGGAGGATATCGATAGCATAACCAAGGCAAAGAACATGCTAAATCAGTATCTATACTACAATGGTTCCGCCATTCAACCAAATCTTAGAGAG GTGGTTTATACCGGCTCCATCCTGTCCGGGGAGTACATTTACTGGCAGCACTGCTGGGAGCGATTCGTCAACCTGCAGCGCACCTCGGAGACATTTGTGGAGCGGATGCAGTTGCTCCGAGCCCTGGGAAGAACCAAGGACGCCTGGCTTCAGAATCGCCTGCTTTCGCACGTGACAATGCTGCCCACCGAGGAGGTGGTGCAGGTGCTCAAGGCCATTGCCGGCACGCCGACAGGTGGAGCCATGGCCTGTCGCTTCCTGCAGGCCAAATGGTTCGAGCTGGAGAAGCGTCTTGGCCCTGGAACGATCAGTTTCGCCAAGGTCATATCGTCCATCACCCAGTATGGGGCCACCAAGTTCGACTACGATGAG cTCAAATCTCTGGTTCATCGCTTCGGTCGAGGTCACGGGATGTCGGTGCTGAACATGACCTTGAGCAGCGTGGCCTCCAACGTGGAGTGGGTGGCCCGGTCGCAGACATCGCTCTACAAGTGGGTGGAGGGCAACCTGCACTCGCATCGATAG